From a region of the Halomonas sp. HL-93 genome:
- a CDS encoding alpha/beta hydrolase, giving the protein MAMRNKSLLKYLQCFGGVSVLTLLLSGCGVTHLASQGEAANEVDAAAQQATPYTRLPPMPYTPDAWPETLNAEVYLPDTPTQARRPAALIVHGGGWRNRSPEDMQGIAEELAAQGYVAVNIEHRFVPTYRFPAQLHDLQQAMAWIHANADAWAVDTQRIVGVGFSSGAHLVSLLALAGVEGPLASPHGGEHARLAAVLVGGLPSDLLKFDDGRLVVDFIGGTRAEKNEAYRLASPERQVTSNAPPFFIFHGTWDRLVPVDHGEDFYQTLIDNGIESELYLLHGRGHFASFLLRGGAIEAGIAFLNQQVAP; this is encoded by the coding sequence ATGGCTATGCGGAATAAATCGCTGTTGAAGTACTTGCAGTGCTTCGGTGGGGTTAGTGTCTTGACGTTGCTGCTGAGCGGTTGTGGGGTTACTCATCTTGCCAGCCAGGGTGAGGCCGCCAACGAGGTTGACGCTGCTGCCCAGCAGGCGACGCCTTATACGCGTCTCCCGCCCATGCCGTATACCCCCGATGCGTGGCCCGAGACCCTCAACGCCGAGGTCTATCTGCCCGATACGCCAACCCAGGCGCGTCGCCCGGCAGCGTTGATTGTTCACGGTGGCGGCTGGCGTAATCGCAGCCCCGAGGATATGCAGGGCATTGCCGAGGAATTGGCGGCGCAGGGCTATGTGGCGGTGAATATCGAGCACCGCTTTGTGCCGACCTATCGCTTTCCTGCCCAGTTACACGATCTACAGCAGGCGATGGCCTGGATTCATGCCAACGCTGATGCCTGGGCAGTCGATACTCAGCGCATCGTGGGCGTGGGCTTTTCGTCGGGGGCTCACTTGGTCAGCCTGCTGGCGTTGGCCGGGGTGGAAGGACCGCTGGCAAGCCCCCATGGCGGTGAACACGCTCGCTTGGCCGCAGTGTTGGTCGGTGGTCTACCCAGCGATTTGCTCAAATTTGATGACGGGCGCTTGGTGGTCGATTTTATCGGTGGTACCCGCGCTGAGAAAAATGAGGCTTACCGACTCGCTTCCCCCGAGCGTCAGGTAACGTCCAATGCGCCACCGTTTTTTATCTTTCATGGCACCTGGGACAGGTTAGTACCCGTCGACCATGGCGAGGACTTTTATCAAACGCTGATCGACAACGGTATTGAGAGCGAGCTTTATCTGCTGCACGGACGCGGTCACTTCGCGAGCTTTCTACTACGCGGCGGCGCGATAGAGGCGGGGATTGCGTTTCTCAACCAGCAGGTCGCGCCCTGA
- a CDS encoding efflux RND transporter permease subunit, translating into MLRRGPLAWMVDHGVAPNLLMILFIVGGLMASLAIKKEIFPEFETEVVQVTINYPGATPEDIEQSLLLPVEATISDVEGIDELTASASEGSANLSATLVDGIDVMRAYQDIQQSVNAITTLPSAADPPRFTLAGRTRSVLSLQVYGQTDLGTLHDVAENVRAELQATDGLSRAELSGNRDREIQVLLDDEAIERYGLDHQALASIIGEEALDLASGQLTTDEGEWLIRYQGRRNSADAFAELPVLTSTQGAPIKLGDIANVREGFAETDREEFYNGQPGLSVDVYQIGDQTPTSISEAVNGELERLRAGLPEGVSLDISRDSSEVYEDRLSLLLKNAWMGLALVLVLMALFLEARLAFWVTLGIPTAFLGAMLFLPWIGVSLNMMSMFAFIIALGIVVDDAIIVGENIYSYREEGYSLRDAAVKGAREIATPLTFAILSNIVAFLPLLFLPGFLGLIFATVPVVVITVFLISWAEALFILPAHLSHSRKPRKTPLWQRPLEALRQRMQGGLHHFTYHQFEPFLQRALNVRWLTVALGIVILLVTLSWSMSGRLGFSLMPRVESDQVQATVTLPIGTHISVSRELSDQLLEAAEALSEREPSLEFSSSRSRLDGESLEVRLDIARDSLAEWPPSRIAREWRTLSGDLLGAQSVRFESDVGGPGSGAALSLRLSHPDTQVLEGAASELADSLGNYGLTDIDSGLGDGKPQLEMRLSSEGRSLGLTGSDLAQALRGPLQGATALEQFVGRSEVSVEVKLPSDSRNSLNELYRLPVRTPDGLSVPLSRVADISLSQASSGIERINGRRVITVTADAEDDLPINQVLATLQTDVFPDLESNWSGLDVTMGGRQQDTADNLATLRTAMWLMIAALYALLAIPFRSYLQPLLVMAAIPFGIVGAIGGHMLMGFGLSIISLLGMLALSGVVINDALVLIDYANRKRREGMAAREAIVAAATRRLRPIMMTTLTTFLGLAPMILETSRQARFMIPMAISLGFGMLFATLILLILVPCLYLSLEHLRERFRTPPQPHSPGVR; encoded by the coding sequence ATGCTGCGTAGAGGCCCCCTGGCGTGGATGGTCGACCACGGCGTTGCCCCGAATCTGTTGATGATCCTGTTTATTGTTGGCGGACTCATGGCTTCGCTTGCCATCAAAAAAGAAATATTCCCGGAATTTGAAACCGAAGTTGTCCAGGTCACCATTAACTACCCGGGCGCCACACCGGAAGATATTGAGCAAAGCCTGCTGCTGCCCGTTGAAGCGACTATTTCCGACGTCGAGGGCATTGATGAACTGACAGCCAGCGCCAGCGAAGGCAGCGCCAACCTGAGCGCCACGCTGGTGGATGGCATCGACGTAATGCGCGCGTACCAGGATATCCAACAGTCGGTTAACGCGATCACCACCTTGCCCAGCGCTGCTGACCCACCCCGCTTCACTCTGGCTGGGCGTACACGCAGCGTGTTGAGCCTGCAGGTTTACGGCCAGACCGACCTGGGGACGCTGCACGATGTCGCAGAAAATGTCCGGGCGGAGCTACAGGCCACCGATGGCCTTTCCCGTGCGGAGCTTTCCGGTAACCGCGACCGGGAAATCCAAGTGCTACTGGATGATGAAGCCATTGAACGTTACGGCCTGGATCATCAGGCACTTGCCAGCATCATTGGCGAGGAAGCCTTAGACTTAGCCAGCGGCCAGTTGACCACCGACGAAGGCGAATGGCTGATCCGCTACCAGGGGCGCCGCAACAGCGCCGATGCCTTCGCCGAATTGCCTGTTCTTACCAGCACCCAGGGCGCCCCGATTAAACTGGGCGATATCGCCAACGTGCGCGAGGGCTTTGCCGAAACCGACCGTGAGGAATTCTATAATGGTCAGCCTGGCCTGTCGGTGGACGTTTACCAGATCGGCGATCAAACACCGACCAGTATTTCAGAGGCGGTTAACGGCGAGCTTGAACGCCTGCGCGCTGGCTTGCCGGAAGGCGTTAGTCTGGATATTTCCCGCGACAGCTCAGAAGTTTACGAAGACCGGCTGAGCCTGCTGCTGAAAAATGCCTGGATGGGACTGGCTCTGGTGCTGGTGCTGATGGCGCTGTTTCTGGAAGCCCGACTGGCCTTCTGGGTCACATTGGGCATTCCCACGGCATTTTTAGGCGCGATGCTGTTTCTGCCCTGGATCGGCGTGTCGCTGAATATGATGTCGATGTTCGCGTTTATTATCGCACTGGGCATTGTCGTCGACGATGCGATTATCGTTGGTGAAAATATCTACAGCTATCGCGAAGAAGGCTACTCACTGCGCGATGCGGCCGTCAAAGGTGCCCGAGAAATTGCCACGCCGCTGACGTTTGCGATACTTTCCAACATCGTCGCCTTTTTACCGCTGTTGTTTTTACCCGGTTTTCTAGGACTGATTTTTGCCACCGTGCCCGTTGTCGTGATTACGGTATTTTTAATTTCCTGGGCCGAAGCGCTATTTATTCTACCTGCGCACCTGTCCCACAGCCGTAAACCCCGCAAGACTCCCCTTTGGCAACGCCCGCTGGAAGCCCTACGCCAACGCATGCAGGGCGGGCTGCATCATTTTACCTATCACCAGTTCGAACCCTTTTTGCAGCGGGCGCTCAACGTACGCTGGCTGACCGTCGCGCTGGGTATCGTCATATTGCTGGTGACGCTTTCCTGGAGCATGAGCGGACGTCTTGGCTTCTCGCTGATGCCACGGGTCGAGTCCGACCAAGTCCAGGCCACGGTCACGCTGCCGATTGGCACCCATATCAGCGTCAGCCGCGAACTGAGCGATCAGTTGCTTGAAGCGGCCGAGGCCTTAAGCGAGCGGGAACCGTCGCTTGAATTTTCCAGCTCACGCAGCCGCCTTGACGGCGAGAGCCTTGAGGTTCGACTGGATATCGCCCGCGACAGCTTGGCTGAGTGGCCGCCGTCGCGTATCGCTCGAGAGTGGCGCACGCTCTCCGGTGACCTGCTGGGCGCGCAGTCGGTTCGCTTTGAATCAGATGTGGGCGGTCCAGGCAGTGGAGCGGCACTGAGCCTGCGCCTCTCACACCCCGACACCCAAGTCCTTGAAGGGGCGGCCAGTGAGCTGGCTGACTCGCTAGGCAACTACGGATTAACCGACATCGACAGTGGGCTTGGCGATGGCAAACCCCAGTTGGAAATGCGCCTTTCATCTGAAGGGCGCTCATTGGGCCTCACCGGAAGCGACCTGGCCCAAGCCTTACGTGGGCCTCTTCAAGGCGCCACCGCGCTGGAGCAGTTTGTCGGCCGCAGCGAAGTCAGCGTCGAAGTAAAACTGCCCAGCGATAGCCGCAATAGCTTGAACGAGCTCTACCGGCTGCCGGTGCGCACGCCCGACGGGCTCAGCGTGCCGCTTTCCAGAGTCGCGGACATATCGCTTAGCCAGGCTTCCAGCGGCATTGAGCGGATTAACGGCCGGCGGGTGATCACCGTCACTGCCGATGCTGAAGATGACCTGCCGATCAACCAGGTGCTTGCCACCTTACAAACTGACGTTTTTCCCGACCTGGAAAGCAACTGGTCAGGGCTCGATGTCACCATGGGCGGGCGTCAGCAGGATACCGCCGACAATCTTGCCACGCTGCGCACGGCCATGTGGCTAATGATCGCCGCACTTTATGCCCTGCTGGCGATTCCGTTTAGAAGCTACTTGCAACCCTTGCTGGTGATGGCCGCCATCCCCTTTGGTATCGTCGGGGCAATTGGCGGGCATATGCTGATGGGCTTTGGCCTGTCGATCATCAGCCTGCTGGGCATGCTGGCGCTTTCGGGGGTGGTGATCAACGATGCGCTGGTACTGATCGATTACGCCAACCGCAAGCGCCGCGAGGGCATGGCCGCCCGCGAAGCGATTGTGGCGGCGGCCACCCGGCGTCTGCGGCCGATCATGATGACCACCTTGACCACCTTTCTGGGGCTCGCACCGATGATTCTGGAGACCTCCCGTCAGGCACGCTTCATGATCCCCATGGCCATCTCGCTGGGCTTTGGCATGCTCTTCGCAACGCTGATCCTGCTGATTCTGGTACCTTGCCTCTACCTGAGCCTCGAGCATCTGCGCGAGCGGTTTCGCACCCCGCCCCAGCCCCATTCACCAGGAGTTCGCTAA
- a CDS encoding ATP-binding protein, translating into MPPPLSRSTLGRFNWRFSRLGLKLFMIILSVNVAISAGVFLAVSFSIDRGFLEYLNQAQERRATLLADSLINRWEPQESWAWLERSPERWPMVVRHALGQEHRDRPSPLGEAQDFVLRDPQQQFIVPPHNGQESNWHWLPLRSDGELIGELGFRPPMQVMERMENRFLERQQRNLMIIVVSLGVASLLLAGGLSWWLGRRTRALAMATRRLTEGNYHSRLPERGRDELSRLAKDFNVLAATLEASRNARARWVSDTAHELRTPLAVLRGEIEAMQDGIRPLNHESLASLAQEVDQLERLVTDLRLLSQSDAGALDIQLAPLNLSDSLAGRLEDADRWLNDSDLSLTRQIAPDVMIRGDAQRLRQLWDNLLDNSCAYTDAPGKLAVTLAREGEEAVVTWQDSAPGVPDSELVRLTERLYRVEGSRNRASGGSGLGLSIASALANAHDGSLSASHSTLGGLCWTLRFPLLNDQ; encoded by the coding sequence ATGCCGCCTCCCCTCTCACGCTCGACACTGGGCCGTTTCAACTGGCGCTTCTCGCGGCTGGGGCTGAAGCTGTTCATGATCATCCTGAGCGTCAACGTGGCCATTTCCGCCGGGGTCTTTCTGGCGGTCTCGTTCAGTATCGACCGGGGGTTTCTTGAATACCTCAACCAGGCCCAGGAACGCCGCGCGACGCTGCTGGCCGACAGCCTGATCAACCGCTGGGAGCCGCAGGAAAGCTGGGCATGGCTCGAGCGCTCGCCGGAACGCTGGCCGATGGTGGTACGCCATGCCCTGGGGCAGGAACACCGCGACCGCCCAAGCCCGCTGGGCGAGGCACAGGACTTCGTGCTGCGCGATCCCCAGCAGCAGTTCATCGTGCCGCCCCATAACGGCCAGGAAAGCAACTGGCACTGGCTGCCTCTGCGCAGCGATGGCGAGCTCATCGGCGAGCTGGGGTTTCGTCCGCCCATGCAGGTCATGGAACGCATGGAAAACCGCTTTCTCGAACGCCAGCAGCGTAACCTCATGATTATCGTGGTCTCGCTGGGCGTGGCGTCGCTGCTGCTGGCCGGCGGGCTGTCGTGGTGGCTGGGCCGGCGAACCCGTGCCCTGGCCATGGCCACCCGACGCTTGACCGAGGGCAATTATCACAGCCGCCTGCCCGAGCGCGGGCGCGATGAGCTGTCGCGGCTGGCGAAGGACTTCAACGTGCTGGCCGCCACCCTGGAAGCCAGCCGCAACGCCCGGGCGCGCTGGGTCTCAGACACTGCCCACGAGCTGCGCACGCCGCTTGCCGTGCTGCGCGGTGAAATCGAAGCCATGCAGGACGGCATTCGCCCGCTGAACCACGAAAGCCTGGCGTCACTCGCCCAGGAAGTCGATCAGTTGGAACGCCTGGTCACCGACCTGCGCCTGCTCTCACAAAGCGATGCCGGCGCGCTGGATATCCAGCTGGCGCCGCTAAACCTGAGCGACTCCCTCGCCGGTCGCCTGGAAGACGCCGACCGCTGGCTTAACGACAGCGACCTGAGCCTAACCCGGCAGATCGCGCCGGACGTGATGATCCGCGGCGACGCCCAACGCCTGCGCCAGCTATGGGATAACCTGCTGGACAACAGCTGCGCCTACACCGACGCCCCGGGAAAGCTTGCGGTCACCCTGGCCCGCGAAGGCGAAGAGGCCGTGGTCACCTGGCAGGACAGCGCCCCCGGGGTCCCCGACAGCGAGCTTGTGCGCCTCACCGAACGGCTGTACCGGGTGGAAGGCTCGCGCAACCGCGCCAGCGGCGGGAGCGGGCTTGGGCTCTCCATCGCCAGCGCCCTGGCGAATGCCCACGACGGCAGCCTATCGGCCTCTCATTCGACGCTGGGTGGGTTATGCTGGACGCTACGGTTTCCGCTGTTAAACGATCAATAA
- a CDS encoding response regulator has product MNNASLLVVEDEPKIARLMADYLTTHGFEVTTLDHGDHVLPWLTKQTPSLILLDLMLPGKDGLTLCREIRQQWPHIAVIMVTAKVEEVDRLLGLELGADDYICKPFSPREVVARVKAVLRRSQAAAENAPQAVSNALVTLDEDGWQALAQGQDLGLTAVEFQLLRVMMQAPGRIFSREQLMDHMYRDNRIVSERTVDSHIKKLRKKIHEALPEQEIIRSVYGVGYKYQPEG; this is encoded by the coding sequence ATGAATAACGCCTCTTTACTGGTCGTGGAAGATGAACCCAAAATCGCCCGCCTGATGGCCGACTACCTGACCACCCACGGCTTCGAAGTCACAACACTCGACCACGGTGACCATGTCCTCCCGTGGCTTACCAAGCAGACCCCAAGCCTAATTCTGTTAGACCTTATGCTGCCCGGCAAAGACGGCTTGACGCTATGCCGCGAGATTCGACAGCAATGGCCGCATATCGCCGTTATTATGGTGACTGCCAAGGTTGAAGAAGTGGATCGCCTGCTAGGGCTTGAGTTAGGGGCCGATGACTACATCTGCAAACCTTTTAGCCCCCGCGAGGTTGTCGCCCGCGTCAAGGCAGTACTGCGACGTAGCCAAGCCGCGGCGGAGAACGCCCCACAAGCGGTGAGCAACGCGCTGGTAACGCTAGACGAAGACGGCTGGCAAGCCCTCGCCCAAGGACAGGATCTGGGACTGACCGCCGTCGAATTCCAGCTGCTGCGGGTGATGATGCAGGCCCCTGGGCGAATTTTCAGCCGCGAGCAGCTGATGGACCACATGTACCGCGACAACCGCATCGTCTCGGAGCGCACCGTGGACAGCCACATCAAAAAGCTGCGCAAAAAAATCCACGAAGCACTCCCCGAGCAGGAAATTATTCGCTCAGTTTATGGGGTCGGCTATAAGTACCAGCCCGAAGGCTAG
- the betT gene encoding choline BCCT transporter BetT: MAKDNPTLPSRDRLNPVVFHGSVAGIVIFLVLTMLFTEQAGAFFDAGLAWVSTTFGWYYMLAIVAYLVFVALIGMSRYGSIRLGPDHSRPEFSLLSWSAMLFAAGIGIDLLFFSVAEPVAHYLAPPDLEPESQAAMRNAVVQTYLHWGLSGWGLYVLMGMALAYFSYRHRLPLAIRSALYPLLGKRIHGPIGNAVDITAVISTVFGIATSLGIGVMQLNYGLNYMFDVPENLTVQVLLIVLVVILATISVVTGVEKGIRRLSEFNMLLALGLMLFVLFSGDTLVLLDKVVNNAGDYFSGFVAASFDTYAFAGDDAQEWKMWWTIFFWGWWIAWTPFVGLFLARISRGRTIREFVAGALFIPLAFMMVWMSVFGNSGIELVANQGVAELGEQALNTPQTTLYTLLEHYPYVGISAAVVTVLGIVFFITSADSGALVLANFTSILSDVNHDAPVKLRIFWSAIIGLITIALLMAGGLEALQSAVVITALPFSLVIFAIMVGMVKALKLEGSKADARRMIAGGAPGGDWKERLDRALDTSNRAGAAATIEHSIRPAMTQFAQELESRGQTANVTEENIEGESLPNLTLQVDFGAATSFVYQVCPHRMRTPSFIPADDDFYVRLDVYLAEGGQDKDLNGYTRGQVIGDLVSEYERHLHFLTLAGHQQAMPGTIGEPPEAANLG; encoded by the coding sequence ATGGCGAAAGACAACCCAACCCTTCCCTCCCGGGACCGCCTTAACCCCGTGGTATTCCACGGCAGTGTGGCGGGTATCGTGATCTTTCTGGTACTTACCATGCTCTTCACCGAGCAGGCAGGCGCCTTTTTTGATGCTGGCCTTGCCTGGGTGAGCACCACTTTTGGCTGGTACTACATGCTGGCGATCGTCGCGTATTTGGTATTTGTCGCGCTGATTGGCATGTCGCGCTACGGCAGTATTCGGCTGGGGCCTGACCACTCACGACCAGAGTTTTCGCTGCTCTCCTGGTCGGCCATGCTGTTTGCCGCGGGTATCGGGATTGACCTTTTATTCTTCAGCGTCGCCGAACCGGTGGCCCACTACCTGGCACCGCCCGACCTGGAACCCGAAAGCCAAGCCGCGATGCGTAACGCCGTCGTTCAAACCTATCTGCACTGGGGGCTCTCCGGTTGGGGGCTGTACGTGTTGATGGGTATGGCGCTGGCTTACTTTAGCTACCGTCACCGCTTACCACTGGCCATTCGTAGTGCCCTTTATCCGCTGCTGGGTAAACGGATCCACGGCCCGATTGGCAACGCAGTGGATATTACCGCCGTGATATCAACGGTATTTGGCATTGCGACCAGCTTGGGCATCGGCGTGATGCAGCTCAACTACGGCCTGAACTATATGTTCGACGTGCCGGAAAACCTGACCGTGCAGGTGTTGCTGATTGTGCTGGTAGTAATCCTCGCCACCATTTCGGTGGTCACCGGGGTGGAAAAAGGTATCCGCCGCCTGTCCGAGTTCAACATGCTGCTGGCCCTTGGCCTGATGCTGTTTGTACTGTTTTCCGGCGACACCTTGGTGCTACTCGATAAAGTGGTCAACAACGCAGGCGACTACTTCTCGGGCTTTGTGGCGGCCAGCTTCGACACCTACGCCTTTGCCGGTGACGACGCCCAAGAGTGGAAAATGTGGTGGACAATCTTCTTCTGGGGCTGGTGGATCGCCTGGACACCCTTCGTTGGCCTTTTCCTAGCGCGTATCTCGCGCGGCCGCACGATTCGTGAATTTGTTGCCGGGGCGCTGTTTATTCCCCTGGCCTTTATGATGGTGTGGATGTCGGTGTTCGGTAACAGCGGCATTGAATTAGTCGCCAACCAGGGCGTTGCCGAACTTGGTGAACAGGCACTTAACACACCACAAACCACCCTTTACACGCTACTTGAGCACTACCCGTACGTGGGCATCAGCGCTGCTGTTGTCACGGTGCTGGGGATTGTGTTCTTTATCACGTCAGCGGACTCCGGCGCGCTGGTACTGGCCAACTTTACGTCTATTCTCAGTGACGTTAACCACGATGCGCCGGTCAAACTGCGTATTTTCTGGTCGGCGATTATCGGCCTTATCACCATTGCCCTGCTGATGGCGGGCGGCTTGGAAGCCCTGCAAAGTGCCGTGGTGATTACCGCCCTGCCCTTCTCGCTGGTGATTTTCGCCATCATGGTCGGCATGGTCAAAGCCCTCAAACTTGAAGGCAGCAAAGCCGATGCGCGGCGTATGATTGCCGGTGGCGCCCCAGGTGGCGACTGGAAGGAGCGCTTGGATCGCGCCCTGGATACGTCTAACCGTGCGGGTGCCGCCGCGACAATTGAACACTCCATTCGCCCGGCAATGACGCAGTTTGCCCAGGAGCTTGAAAGCCGCGGACAAACCGCTAACGTCACCGAAGAGAACATTGAGGGTGAATCACTGCCCAACCTGACGCTGCAAGTCGACTTTGGCGCCGCCACCAGCTTTGTCTATCAGGTATGTCCCCACCGCATGCGTACGCCTAGCTTTATTCCGGCAGATGACGATTTCTACGTGCGATTGGATGTCTATCTTGCTGAAGGTGGGCAGGACAAGGACCTTAACGGCTATACCCGAGGTCAGGTAATTGGTGACTTGGTAAGCGAGTACGAACGCCATCTGCACTTCTTGACGCTGGCCGGTCATCAGCAGGCAATGCCCGGCACCATCGGCGAACCGCCGGAAGCAGCTAACTTGGGCTGA
- a CDS encoding helix-turn-helix domain-containing protein, with product MHDDFVANLRLLCSYYPSIAEVCRRLTINRAQFNRYLSGRYRPSHAALQRICHFFGVTTEDIVLAHHDFRALVQTGQLKSEASPATLPWPNALVQRGSEGMERYIGRYFELYHSMSRPGQLMRTLVCLEKWEGGVVYQRTERMQTAPDARPCHNRYVGTAVKLADRLFLVDHETLNGHEITQTILFPSFQSQVTRLTGLKIGVADNSERMPCCVRVVYQRLDEQIRLREALAQCGLITLDDPSLDDALIAAVQNDVATHEHHFRARH from the coding sequence ATGCATGACGATTTTGTGGCCAACCTGCGCCTGCTATGCAGCTACTACCCGTCCATTGCTGAGGTTTGTCGGCGTTTAACGATCAACCGCGCTCAGTTCAACCGCTACCTGAGTGGGCGCTATCGTCCCAGCCACGCGGCACTTCAGCGCATTTGTCACTTTTTTGGTGTCACCACTGAGGACATTGTTCTTGCCCATCACGATTTTCGTGCCCTGGTACAAACCGGCCAACTAAAGTCAGAAGCATCCCCAGCAACACTGCCTTGGCCTAACGCGCTGGTGCAACGCGGCAGTGAAGGGATGGAGCGCTATATAGGCCGCTACTTTGAGCTGTATCATTCGATGTCCCGACCGGGGCAGTTAATGCGTACCCTGGTTTGCCTGGAAAAGTGGGAGGGTGGCGTCGTTTATCAGCGCACCGAGCGGATGCAGACTGCTCCCGACGCCCGCCCGTGCCACAATCGCTATGTGGGCACCGCGGTTAAGCTTGCGGATCGGCTATTTTTGGTCGACCACGAAACCCTCAATGGCCATGAAATCACCCAGACGATTCTATTTCCGAGCTTTCAGAGCCAAGTGACGCGTTTAACCGGCTTAAAAATAGGCGTAGCGGATAACAGCGAGCGCATGCCCTGCTGTGTTCGGGTAGTGTATCAACGCTTGGATGAGCAGATCAGGCTACGTGAAGCGCTGGCACAGTGCGGTTTAATAACGCTGGATGACCCTTCACTTGATGACGCCCTGATAGCCGCAGTTCAAAACGATGTAGCCACTCATGAGCATCACTTTCGTGCTCGCCACTAA
- a CDS encoding efflux RND transporter periplasmic adaptor subunit: MTYRRSFSTSQHGRIRLSAVAALLVLIAGVTLAWWIVTQPPRIERQSPPEPTPPLVDVVSVSSSARSPDLQGYGRVEAEQEAMLASRVAGQLERFADGVLPGQVVEQDAPVAYIDQADLQLALEDAEAQLADAEAQLALEQAEQQRARSEYESFGRQLSAERRALVLREPQLRQAQALVSQARVARDQAALNLERATLRAPWRAMVQERLVGAGSLLSLGTEVLHLVGVEQFWVRASLPGEWLYWLKEGSRVTLTSSGWPDDEQREGALVSMLPALEENGLQAQLLIAVDDPLALNTEGPALRLGDVVRASYETTSKPNLIALPSAALRPGEQVWWVDDDNRLQRSQVTLAYRGQEHALVSSGLADGRRVVTAGLAQPSEGQQVRIRQRDDTPSSDSEGDT; encoded by the coding sequence ATGACATACCGCCGCTCTTTCTCAACTTCGCAGCATGGTCGCATCCGGCTGAGCGCCGTGGCCGCGCTGCTCGTTCTGATTGCAGGGGTTACGTTAGCATGGTGGATCGTGACCCAACCCCCACGTATAGAGCGGCAATCGCCACCTGAGCCGACGCCACCGCTGGTCGATGTGGTCAGCGTATCATCATCCGCTCGGTCACCCGATTTGCAAGGCTATGGACGCGTTGAAGCGGAGCAGGAAGCCATGCTCGCCAGCCGGGTCGCCGGCCAGCTAGAACGATTCGCCGACGGTGTGCTGCCCGGCCAAGTGGTGGAACAAGATGCCCCCGTCGCCTATATCGACCAAGCCGACTTACAGTTAGCCCTTGAAGACGCTGAGGCGCAGTTAGCGGATGCCGAGGCGCAGCTCGCCTTAGAGCAGGCCGAGCAGCAACGCGCTCGCAGTGAGTACGAGTCGTTTGGGCGTCAACTCTCGGCGGAACGCAGGGCCTTGGTGCTGCGTGAGCCACAGCTGCGTCAGGCCCAAGCGCTGGTGTCCCAGGCACGCGTCGCCCGCGACCAAGCCGCACTGAATCTGGAGCGGGCCACCCTGCGCGCGCCCTGGCGAGCCATGGTGCAGGAGCGTCTGGTGGGCGCTGGCAGCCTGTTGAGCCTGGGGACTGAGGTGTTGCATTTAGTAGGCGTCGAGCAGTTTTGGGTGCGCGCATCGCTGCCTGGAGAATGGCTTTACTGGTTGAAAGAAGGCAGCCGTGTAACCTTGACCAGTAGTGGCTGGCCTGATGATGAACAGCGCGAAGGCGCGCTGGTGTCCATGCTTCCTGCGCTTGAAGAAAACGGCCTGCAGGCGCAGCTTTTGATTGCCGTTGATGACCCACTCGCGCTGAACACAGAAGGGCCCGCCCTGCGCCTGGGCGATGTTGTACGTGCCTCATATGAAACCACCTCTAAGCCTAATCTCATCGCCCTGCCCTCCGCCGCGCTACGGCCTGGCGAGCAGGTGTGGTGGGTCGACGACGATAACCGCCTGCAGCGCAGCCAGGTCACGCTAGCCTATCGAGGCCAGGAACATGCGCTGGTCAGCAGCGGCCTGGCCGATGGCCGACGCGTCGTGACGGCGGGGTTGGCACAGCCAAGCGAAGGCCAGCAAGTACGCATACGGCAACGCGACGACACACCCTCAAGCGACAGCGAAGGTGACACCTGA
- a CDS encoding TetR/AcrR family transcriptional regulator, whose protein sequence is MKNTATRDKLIETGAELFGQHGYNATGINAVLTTCGVPKGSFYHYFSSKEEFGLAVIDQFAAAYDAQLAELLEDSTTPPLERLRRYFAAGREHMCNCDHATGCLIGNLGQELSGQSDTFRDALDRVFQRWEQHLVGCLQGAQEAGELSAAVPADALASFILSGWEGAILRAKTLKSVVPMEQFEAILFQQVLVPPA, encoded by the coding sequence ATGAAAAACACCGCTACGCGCGACAAACTTATTGAGACCGGTGCCGAATTGTTCGGCCAGCACGGTTATAATGCCACAGGTATCAATGCCGTATTGACAACCTGCGGCGTACCGAAAGGCTCGTTTTACCACTACTTCTCTAGCAAAGAGGAGTTTGGCCTGGCGGTGATTGACCAATTTGCGGCTGCCTACGACGCACAGCTTGCCGAGCTTCTGGAAGATTCCACGACGCCACCGCTTGAGCGGCTTAGGCGCTATTTTGCTGCCGGACGTGAGCACATGTGCAACTGTGATCACGCCACCGGCTGCTTGATCGGTAACCTTGGCCAGGAACTTTCCGGGCAAAGCGATACCTTTCGCGATGCCTTAGACCGCGTTTTTCAGCGCTGGGAGCAGCATTTGGTAGGCTGCTTGCAGGGCGCTCAGGAAGCCGGCGAACTAAGCGCAGCTGTGCCTGCTGACGCTCTCGCCAGCTTTATTCTCTCAGGCTGGGAGGGGGCGATTCTGCGAGCCAAGACGCTTAAGTCGGTGGTGCCGATGGAGCAATTTGAAGCGATTTTATTCCAGCAGGTGCTGGTGCCTCCCGCTTAG